From the Cohaesibacter sp. ES.047 genome, the window TCGAGCCGCAAGGGCGGTTGCCGCAAACATTCCCGATGCATTGGGAGGAAAACCCGACCTGGTCCAAAGATCCCGCCGTCTATCCGGGCAAGGACGGAACGGTACGGTACGATGAAGGGGTCTTTGTGGGCTATCGCCACTATCTGGAACACGATCTCAAGCCGCTCTTCCCCTTTGGGCACGGCCTTGGCTACACCGAATTTACCTTGTCCGAAATGGTGGTTACACCAAAAGCGGATGGGGCGTCGGTATCGATTGTCCTCACCAATGTCGGTTTGCGTAAAGGCTCGACCGTGATCCAGCTTTATGTGCGGGACATCGAGGCATCGGTCAATCGTCCCAAACGCGAGCTGAAGGCCTTCAGAAAAGTCACGCTTGCCCCTGATGAAAAACAACAAATCACGTTCGACCTTGGCGCGAGAGATTTTGCATTCTTCGATGAAACCGAAGGCCTCTGGCGCGTCGAGGCCGGCGCATTTCAAATCGATATCGGCTTTTCGGTAACCGACATCCACCAGACAGGAACGGTTTCCATGCCCGGGTTGACGATACCAGTGTGAGGCAGGGTTTTAAGGCAGCGCTCTTGCTCTACTTTGAGGACTATTCGATCAGGCCACGCTTGCGCAAAAGGGTTTCGACTTCGGCAACCGTATAGTGCCGGGCTCGCCAGCGCTTGGCTTTGGCCGCTTGGCTTTCATCTTCAGGTGCCGCCCACGCAAGCGGCATGCCTTTTGGCCAGTGGCGGGGATTCTGAGCCAGCCGGTAAGTGTCCGGGATGTCGCGCGCCATGGCATGTGCGCTTTTTATGGGCTTTTTGCCCTCTTTCTCAGGGGGAAAACTGAGGGAAAAGACACTCGATACACCCAGCATTGAAAGGCCCGGCTTCAAGGTGGGCACCTGATTCTCAATGTGTTCAAATGGCAAGGCGGTTATCGCACGAGGAGCATTCAAGCTGGCAAGGCGGGTTCCCTTGTTGGTGTCACGCCCAAGGGCGTTGGCGATCATTGTCGTTGGGGCCGAGCGCCCGCATGTCGCAACAGCACGTCGATAGACGCCCGCACTCGCCAGATGCATCGGGCTGAAATTTGAGCATAACTGGCGAGTGGCAGGGTGCCCAGTGGCAGCCTTGGTGCAATAAATCCCCGATCCGTCTGTTTGTGCCATGAACCGGACGCCTTTTGAACCGACCCGGGCATCATCGAACTGCGCGGATAGTCCGTTGAGGATCGCAATGCGACGGGCACCTTGTTTCCCCGTAACGCGCCGCGGCTGCATATGCGTCCAGTTGATTGGCAGCGCCTCCACCGCAGCGATCGCGGGGGCGTGGCCTGTCTCGTGAACCAAATGCACCTTGACCATCAGACTGTAGTCATGACATCCGCTCTTGCCATTCATGTTGGCTGTGCCTTGATGATTGAAATTCCCCAGACCATAGACAATCAGACGCCCGTCGATCATTTCGATCCCGCGAGCGACGTGCGCATGGTGTCCGAGCATCACATTGGCATTGGCATCCATGACCAACTTGCGCTGAAAACCCACCTCATGCCCGGACGGACGAATATGACGTTCTGGTCCATGATGAACTGACAGAAGCCGCAGATCGGCTGGAGCAAGCCTGAGGTTGTTGGCAAGAAGTGTTTTGTCCGGCTGATGAAAAAGGCTGAGCTGACCTACCTTGTTGGCGGCAGCGCGACCGGCACCGCCGCCTCCGATCCCGATGGAGCCAAACGCCACTTTCATTGATTTGACCATAAAAACAGGTGTATGAGCCGCTTGTAGCCGGGTTTTACCAACACCGGCATAGGCCAGAAGACCATGCGCCTTGAGCGGCTCAACATTCTGCAAGGTATCAATCACGCCTTGGTTGCCATAATCATAGGCGTGATTGTTGGCTAGGGAGAACAGGTTGAACCCGGCGTCCACCAACGCTTTGGCGCCATTCGGATGCGTGACGAAATTGTATTTCTTGGGTCTGGGTCTCAGGCTTGCCGATGCGGAGACAACAGATTCCATGTTGGCAAAGTTTATGTCTCCATCAATATCGTCTCGGATGTATTTAAGGGTTTCTGCAAACGTCAGAACCGTTCCGTACTTAACGACGCGGATAGGATGAGGTTTGGCCCGGCTGGGCGCAAAGCCTGTATCACCAACCATCACGAGGACAAGGTGAGTTGCGGGTGGAGCTGTCTGGTGAGCACGGTAAGAATCAGCAGGAACGTCGGTTTCGAGTGACGCGAGCGTCGAGCTTGTCATTGTTGCCATGTCGGGTGCGATGAGGTCGCTCCAAGCAGGCTGAGTACAAAGCAATGAATAGATGCTCGCTGAGAACCAGAGACTCAGTCGAAGAGATATTTTGAATGGCGACCTTGATCTGCAATATACTCGAGCAATCATTACAAAGACCTCGAAAAATACAAAATTCCAATATCAGGTTGTATGTAAAATAATACGAAACCGACTAAAAAACGATGAAGTATTTGAATATATGAGTCTTTGGTAAATTGTCGCCGCATGAAAACAGCACTTAGAAAATCTATCGAGTGAATTGGGCAACTGTTAATTGCGTCCTACTGATGTTAATATTTCGGGCGCGGACTGTTATATGCGGTCCTATTGTTGCCAAAAGTCTATGCGAAATTTGGTGTCTGATTTTTGAAAGGTCTCTTTTGCGACAAGTGGTCAGCGAAATTGTCGACTTGTTACTGGCCCATGCGATGGCAAAAACCGTCTTTAGGGAATATTAAGCATGTAAGCGCATGTTTTAATTGAATAGGGCTGGCGCAAGGTTCGTGAATTAAGTCTTGGTTGCCGTTTATCGGGATGGATCATCCCTCGTGTAAGCAGAGTTCAGTTTCATGTCTCAAACTCAAATGAAGCAATGGGTCACAGCGGACGGGCAGCAGATGCCGCACCAGCCAGCACCCACTCCGCAAGAGACGGGTCCATCGCATCAGGCAACCATGCGGCAGGCAACAGCCAACCATGCCAGTCACGCGCAGGGAGCCAATCCCGGAATGCCTCAGAGCGGCCAGCCAAGGGGTAGGGTGCATCAGCACCCCGCAGCCGCCAACCCGGCCAACGTCGCCCAGCCAATCCCTCTGTTCCCGAACCAGAACGCGCCGCATCATCAGCCCGGAATGCCTCAGCCTGCGCGAATCCGCCAGGTGCAGCGAAATTTGCCGACCGCACATCAACTCCAGCGGACACAGGCACAAAGGCGTCATCGGGACGAGAGAGGACTGACCGCGGCCCTGCTTGTGGCTCTGGGGTTTCTCGGAATCCTTGTCATCTTGTCATTCGTTGGCCTGTTTCTGCTTCAGTCCGACAATATGATGAACCAGATCAATCCGTCCGACTCATCAATTGAGGGAATGGAGATCGGTCCGGACGTCAGCGGGTTCTCTAGGCAACAAGCAACACTCCAGTCCAGTGCTCAGACTATTGCTCGGCTGGAGCAGAGAAATCGCAACATGCAGCTTCAGATCGCCATGCTGCAACAAGAAAAGGCTGACATGACGCGCGCACTCGGCGAGCTCAAGTCTCTTTACTCGCGTGTGCGGATCGATAGCAGCTGGGCCCTGACAAAAGAAGATCTGGCACGCGCCAGAACGGCATCCAGCGCGGCGCCTCCTCATGCGCGGATGCTTTACGCTGATTTCCCGATGCTCGCGGAAACACAGACCTTCAAAGCCGTTGCCTTGTCGGATCTCAACAACGATGTCGACAGCGAATTGTCCTTCAAAGGCGATTATAACCGCGTCGAAACAGCGGGTCTTGCAACGACGAATACGCCCGAGGCAACCACGCAGAAAATTCGCGATCCTCTGGCGCTGATGAAGGCTGACACAGGCGCTGAGGCAGCCCCTCAGGAAGACGCATCCAAAAGCAAGATGGTGCTCGCCGCCCTGCCAACGATCAAGACAATTCCTGAATCCGCTCCGGAAACGCCGATTGCCGATCCCGTGGAAACGGGAGCCCGTCTTCTCAAACTGCCGCTGTCCAAGCCCGAGGAACTGATCGCCTTGCAAAAGGCACGGGAAGTCAAACTGGCATCTATCGCGCCAACGACCGGGTTTGAAGCCGACCCCGAACCGGTTCAACCTCGTGCACCGGTGAGCGGCAGAGCAGCAAGCTTCCTGTCCAAGATGGCTGCACTCCGCGCGGGCAATTCCGATCGGCCGATTCGCATTCTGCATATCGGTGATAGTCACATCGCCTCGGACTCACTGACACGCGGCATCCGCAAGCGTCTTCAGAAAATCTATGGAGACGCGGGGCGCGGTGCTGTTATCCCGGCAAAGGCTTATAAATGGGCGCATGCCGACGGCCTGTCACTGACAGCAAGTCGCGGCTGGTCTTCAGCCAACTCTCTCAAGGTCAAGAGTGGACCGTACGGTCTATCTGGTGTTCGCGTTGCAACCTCGTCGAGAGGCGCCAAAATGACACTGACGTCGAAAACTGGTGCCTTTGACTGGGCGGAAGTCACGCTTTACGTCGGCCCCAATCAGGGAAGCGCGACCATTGCGACCGAGGCAGGTAGCAAACGCGTTTCAGCCAATGCCGCAAAGGCCGGATCGAAAACTGTTCGCATCACCGGTCGCTCCAAGACCCTCACGGTCACGCACGCCGGTGGCGGCAAGACGACGGTTCTGAACTGGGCCAGCGGCAAGGACAACCCGGGGATCCAGTATGTGAACTTTGGCATTTCCGGAGCGACGGTCGATGTTACCGACCGCTGGTCCGATAAGCTTATTGCCAATGACATCAAACGGATCAATCCAGACTTGATCGTCTATGGCTATGGCACCAACGAAGGCTATAACGACAACCTGAACATGAACCGTTACACCAAAACAGCCACGTCGCTTCTGGACAAGATGCGTGCCGCCGCTCCCAATGCCGCACTGATGTTCGTTGGTCCGTCCGATGGTGCGCGCCGCCGCTCTGGTGGTCCGTCCTGTGGTGGAGGTTGGTACACCCCCAAGAAACTGGGTACAGTCCGAGATACGCTCAAGACTCTGGCAAAACGCTATGACGCCCTTTATTGGGATTGGTCATCGGCCATGGGCGGGCGCTGTGGTGTCACCAAATGGTCGACCAGCAATCCGCGTCTGGCAGCCAAAGACCGGGTTCATCTGACGCCGCGCGGCTATGATCGCAGTGCCGGTGCCTTTGTCGACTATCTGGAACAGCAGGTTAAAAACAGCTTGAAAATAGCCTCGAATTAGCCCCCAATGTCGGCCAATCGTTGGGTCTCGATGGGGCTCGTTCTCTGATTTGCGTATTGGTTCATGCTGTTTCCGACTGTCGATTTTGGCATATTCTTTCTGGTCGTATTTTTTGCGTCCTGGCTATTGCGCGAGCGAGCCGAGAACAGAAAGCACCTGCTTCTCATTGCAAGCTATTTTTTCTATGGCTACTGGGACTGGGCCTTTTGCTTCTTGCTCCTGTTCAACGCGCTGGTCAGCTACATCGGCGGCCTCTGGATCGATGGCAGCGACCAAGCGCGACGGCGCAAGATAATCCTTGCCCTCGTGGTGACCATCGATCTCGGCTTGCTCGGCTATTTCAAATATGCCGGATTCTTCATGGAAAGCCTGCGCGAGCTGTTTTTCCGGATCGGCCTCGAACGCGACCTGCCGATTCTTGAAATCATTCTCCCTGTCGGGATTTCCTTCTTTACATTCCAGAGCATCTCTTATGTCGTCGATGTCTACCGGCGCGAGATACCTGCAACCCGTTCCTTCAGCGATCTTGCGCTCTATATTTCCTTTTTCCCGCAATTGGTTGCTGGCCCGATTGTCAGAGCTGCACACTTCATGCCGCAGCTCGATGCAACACCGGTGCTGACACGTCTGATGATGAGCAAGGGTCTGTTCCTCATTCTCATTGGAATGCTCAAGAAGATGGTACTCGCCAACTATCTGGCAACCCTTTATGTCGATAACATCTTCGTCGCGCCGGAGATGGCCTCCAGCTTTGAGCTGGTCATGGCCGTCTATGCCTACGCCGCACAGATCTATTGCGACTTCTCCGGCTACAGCGACATAGCCATCGGTATCGCCGCCTTGCTCGGCTATCACTTCAAGCGCAACTTCAACCAGCCATACCGGTCGGCATCCTTGCAGGAATTCTGGACCCGGTGGCATATCTCTCTGTCCCAATGGTTGCGGGATTACCTCTACATTCCCCTTGGTGGCAGCAAGCACGGACCCTTGAAAACCTATCGCAACCTGTTTCTAACCATGTTCCTGGGTGGATTGTGGCACGGTGCTGCGATGACATTCGTGATCTGGGGAACGATCCACGGGCTGGCTCTGATCATCGAGCGGCTGCTTGGCATCCGTCGCTGGGTGGATAAGGGAGCAGGGCGCATCATTGGCGTGCTCGTGACCTTCCATATCGTTTGCCTTGCCTGGATCTTCTTCCGCGCAAGCTCCCTTGAGTTGGCGCTTGCTTATCTGCAAGGCATCACCTTTGGCACCACCGATATTTTCCAGTTCACACCCTTTATCGCCGGACTGATCCTCGTGTGCGCCATCGGCCAGTTCATGCCGGAACGCAGCTATGAGCGCTGCTACTGGGCCCTGTCAAAAACCGGAACCTTAGGGATGATGGTCATCTTTACTCTTGGCATGGTGGCCATACAGCAGATTGCCCCGTTCGGAACCGCGCCTTTCATCTATTTCCAGTTCTAGGGATGACCCATGACAATGAGCAACACCAGACAGGATTTAACACACGGCACTGGCAAGCCGGATGACAGAACGATGAAGCGCGTGCGCCAAACCATGGCCATCCTGATCGCAACAACGCTGCTTCTGGCTGCCTTTCAATCAGGCGGGCTGGTAAGCTGGACCTATGATCTACCGCCAAGCCCTCTCGCGGAAGAGATTATCTCTGCGGCACAAAGCTGGCATCAGCTGATGCAGGAGATTGGTGCCACAAACGTAGGGGAGCACGTCGGAGACTTCATCCTGTCCTTGCAGGACTACACATTTTGAGCCAATTTTTCTGCTCATATGTACACTGACAGACTCAAAACCGAGTTTTCACATTAAGCGTGATTGAGAAAATCTTGGATGTCGGTTTGTCTTTCCGGTTGTGAAATAACGATTTGCTAAGTATCTTTTGCAGCATAAAATTACTTCTGTTCAGAGCCAGAGCGATGATGAACATGATAACTGACATGAAATTTCTAAATTTTTTTAAGATAACCGCCTGCCTAGTAGGAATTGGTGTTGCGACGTCTGCCTGCGCCGCAGGCAGTTCCGTGCTCAAGATTGAAGAAGAAAAGAAAGTCCCCAAAATTCAGACAATCAAAAAGCGGGACACCGCTTCGGTTGCAATTCTGGGGGATTCTCTGGCGGTCGGGCTTTATATCGGCCTCACTCATCTGGCGCGAAAGAACGAAAAGCTCAAGGTTCAGAAATACTCCCGCGTTAACACCGGCCTTGTTCGCTATGACCGATACGACTGGTCCAAAGCCGCGAAAAAGATTTCTCAAACCGACGATTCCAATATCTACATTCTGATGTTTGGAGCGAACGATCTTCAGTCGATCCGGGAAAACTCCAAAGCCTATCACTTCCAGTCCAAAGGGTGGGTCAAGCACTACAACGAGCGTATCGACGAGATTACCAATGCGGTGAAGAAACCGGGGCGAGAAGTATTTTGGGTCGGCCTGCCCATCGTAGGCAAAAGCAACTTCGCCGACGGCTACCAGTATCTCAATGACATGTTCCGAGCGCGCGCCAAGCTCAATGGCATCACCTATATCGACAGTTGGGACTGGTTCGCCAACAGCAACGGCAAATTCCAGATGAGCGGCGAGACCGCTGATGGCAAAAAGCGTCTACTGAGGGCCAAGGACAAGGTGCATTTCACACCAGCTGGCTATGCAGACCTTGGCGTTCGTGTGGCAAAAGAAATGCAGATCAGCAATTGATCCGATCAAATCCGCAATGGATTATGAAAAGGGCTGCCAAGATGCGGCCCTTTTTCATGCCTATGGAAACAGTCCCAAATCAACCGACAGGAGTTGACAAGCAGAACGTCACGGTTGATATCGGAGACCACCGTGTCAGTGCATCCGAACTGAGGCAGAGGCCATTATTTTGAAAGTCAGGAGTACAAAATGCAGGTAAAATTCGGCACAAGCGGATTGCGCGGACTGTCCACAGAGCTTGCCGGAATGCCAGCCGCCTTGTACCTGACGGCCTTCTGTCGTTACCTGTTGGAACAGGACCTTGCGCAGCAAGGAGATCCAATGCTCGTGGCGCAGGATTTTCGCCCGTCAAGTCCTGACATTGCAGCCATCTGCTTCGGCGCCATTCGGTCCTGCGGGCTCGTGCCGGTTGATTGCGGAACAATTCCAACGCCAGCGTTGGCGCTCAAGGGGCTTCAGGACCAATGCGCCAGCGTGATGATCACCGGATCGCACATTCCTGCCGACCGCAACGGCATCAAATTCTACTTGCCGAGCGGTGAAATCAACAAGAGCGACGAATTGGCCTTGTCCCGATGGGCCGCGAAGCTGGACGGCTCGGTCGAGGTGTGCCGCGACGCGCCCGAAATCAGCGATGACGACGCGGCCATGGAGCTGTTCCAAGCTCGAAATGCTCGCATTCTCGGCAAAGAAGCCCTTCAAGGCATGAAAGTCGGCGTCTATCAGCATTCGTCGGTCGGACGGGATATGCTCTCCAAGTGCCTGAAAGCCTACGGTGCCAGCATTGTTGAGGTGGGGTTCTCGGATCACTTCATTCCGGTTGACACTGAGGCCGTATCGCCCGAGACGGTGGCGCTGTTGAAAGGTTGGGCAAGCGAGCATGGTCTGGATGCCCTTGTCTCCACCGACGGGGACGCCGACCGGCCACTGGTTGCCGACGAAACAGGTCAACCCTTGAGAGGGGACCTCCTGGGCGTTCTGACTTCGCAGTTCCTTGGCGCCGGTGTCATTGTAACACCGGTTACATCCAATTCAGGCATCGAACGCTGTCTCAAGCTCGACGTCATCCGAACCAAGGTAGGCTCACCCTTCGTGATTGAAGGAATGGAACAAGAGGTAAAAGAAGGCCGAAACGGCATCGTTGGATTTGAAGCCAATGGCGGCTTTCTGACGGCGTCTCCCATGACTGTGGCACAGGGTACACTTGCCCCGTTGCCAACGCGGGATTGCTTTCTCCCCATTCTGGCAACCCTGTACCTTGCACGGACGAGGGGCGGGGCACTCTCCGAT encodes:
- a CDS encoding CapA family protein, with amino-acid sequence MATMTSSTLASLETDVPADSYRAHQTAPPATHLVLVMVGDTGFAPSRAKPHPIRVVKYGTVLTFAETLKYIRDDIDGDINFANMESVVSASASLRPRPKKYNFVTHPNGAKALVDAGFNLFSLANNHAYDYGNQGVIDTLQNVEPLKAHGLLAYAGVGKTRLQAAHTPVFMVKSMKVAFGSIGIGGGGAGRAAANKVGQLSLFHQPDKTLLANNLRLAPADLRLLSVHHGPERHIRPSGHEVGFQRKLVMDANANVMLGHHAHVARGIEMIDGRLIVYGLGNFNHQGTANMNGKSGCHDYSLMVKVHLVHETGHAPAIAAVEALPINWTHMQPRRVTGKQGARRIAILNGLSAQFDDARVGSKGVRFMAQTDGSGIYCTKAATGHPATRQLCSNFSPMHLASAGVYRRAVATCGRSAPTTMIANALGRDTNKGTRLASLNAPRAITALPFEHIENQVPTLKPGLSMLGVSSVFSLSFPPEKEGKKPIKSAHAMARDIPDTYRLAQNPRHWPKGMPLAWAAPEDESQAAKAKRWRARHYTVAEVETLLRKRGLIE
- a CDS encoding GDSL-type esterase/lipase family protein yields the protein MSQTQMKQWVTADGQQMPHQPAPTPQETGPSHQATMRQATANHASHAQGANPGMPQSGQPRGRVHQHPAAANPANVAQPIPLFPNQNAPHHQPGMPQPARIRQVQRNLPTAHQLQRTQAQRRHRDERGLTAALLVALGFLGILVILSFVGLFLLQSDNMMNQINPSDSSIEGMEIGPDVSGFSRQQATLQSSAQTIARLEQRNRNMQLQIAMLQQEKADMTRALGELKSLYSRVRIDSSWALTKEDLARARTASSAAPPHARMLYADFPMLAETQTFKAVALSDLNNDVDSELSFKGDYNRVETAGLATTNTPEATTQKIRDPLALMKADTGAEAAPQEDASKSKMVLAALPTIKTIPESAPETPIADPVETGARLLKLPLSKPEELIALQKAREVKLASIAPTTGFEADPEPVQPRAPVSGRAASFLSKMAALRAGNSDRPIRILHIGDSHIASDSLTRGIRKRLQKIYGDAGRGAVIPAKAYKWAHADGLSLTASRGWSSANSLKVKSGPYGLSGVRVATSSRGAKMTLTSKTGAFDWAEVTLYVGPNQGSATIATEAGSKRVSANAAKAGSKTVRITGRSKTLTVTHAGGGKTTVLNWASGKDNPGIQYVNFGISGATVDVTDRWSDKLIANDIKRINPDLIVYGYGTNEGYNDNLNMNRYTKTATSLLDKMRAAAPNAALMFVGPSDGARRRSGGPSCGGGWYTPKKLGTVRDTLKTLAKRYDALYWDWSSAMGGRCGVTKWSTSNPRLAAKDRVHLTPRGYDRSAGAFVDYLEQQVKNSLKIASN
- a CDS encoding MBOAT family protein; this translates as MLFPTVDFGIFFLVVFFASWLLRERAENRKHLLLIASYFFYGYWDWAFCFLLLFNALVSYIGGLWIDGSDQARRRKIILALVVTIDLGLLGYFKYAGFFMESLRELFFRIGLERDLPILEIILPVGISFFTFQSISYVVDVYRREIPATRSFSDLALYISFFPQLVAGPIVRAAHFMPQLDATPVLTRLMMSKGLFLILIGMLKKMVLANYLATLYVDNIFVAPEMASSFELVMAVYAYAAQIYCDFSGYSDIAIGIAALLGYHFKRNFNQPYRSASLQEFWTRWHISLSQWLRDYLYIPLGGSKHGPLKTYRNLFLTMFLGGLWHGAAMTFVIWGTIHGLALIIERLLGIRRWVDKGAGRIIGVLVTFHIVCLAWIFFRASSLELALAYLQGITFGTTDIFQFTPFIAGLILVCAIGQFMPERSYERCYWALSKTGTLGMMVIFTLGMVAIQQIAPFGTAPFIYFQF
- a CDS encoding DUF459 domain-containing protein, encoding MLKIEEEKKVPKIQTIKKRDTASVAILGDSLAVGLYIGLTHLARKNEKLKVQKYSRVNTGLVRYDRYDWSKAAKKISQTDDSNIYILMFGANDLQSIRENSKAYHFQSKGWVKHYNERIDEITNAVKKPGREVFWVGLPIVGKSNFADGYQYLNDMFRARAKLNGITYIDSWDWFANSNGKFQMSGETADGKKRLLRAKDKVHFTPAGYADLGVRVAKEMQISN
- a CDS encoding phosphomannomutase; translation: MQVKFGTSGLRGLSTELAGMPAALYLTAFCRYLLEQDLAQQGDPMLVAQDFRPSSPDIAAICFGAIRSCGLVPVDCGTIPTPALALKGLQDQCASVMITGSHIPADRNGIKFYLPSGEINKSDELALSRWAAKLDGSVEVCRDAPEISDDDAAMELFQARNARILGKEALQGMKVGVYQHSSVGRDMLSKCLKAYGASIVEVGFSDHFIPVDTEAVSPETVALLKGWASEHGLDALVSTDGDADRPLVADETGQPLRGDLLGVLTSQFLGAGVIVTPVTSNSGIERCLKLDVIRTKVGSPFVIEGMEQEVKEGRNGIVGFEANGGFLTASPMTVAQGTLAPLPTRDCFLPILATLYLARTRGGALSDLVSAYNLPVAAAERVTDFAQERSAALMAHLRGSKDNLAQFLAPVGTPQSTSDIDGLRVTLEDDTVIHFRPSGNAPEMRCYVEAPTQEAASALLKKGLDLIRAFS